The proteins below are encoded in one region of Streptomyces ficellus:
- a CDS encoding putative bifunctional diguanylate cyclase/phosphodiesterase codes for MSAPGVLVERPAVTKGTPGGSGGATAARGGPDNGSAGLRCQLLLAVLCGGYAAGAAVGWGSEKLALIMGDFGLSAAALIASVSCFLYARTRGSRFRPAWLLFAFSSAMAAGGNAVWGWYEVVLGRDVPQPSVADVFFLLFAPPAIVGLLVLAKRPVTRAGWICLALDSWLIGGSLLTLSWSLALAHTARFDGESVARAALSLAYPLLDIVLVSMVLALHFRRSHTNRSAVHTAIAALALTVLCDALFTSPLLREHYSSGQLLDAGWFAGSLLLAYAPWGARRVPESPAPPRGPRQPSRPIAGSLAALTPYLAAAVCTLGILYNVIEDRTVDRVVVFTGCTVVLALVVRQGIMLLDNIALTHELAQKENHFRSLVQGSSDVIMIAAPDGVLRYVSPAASGVYGRDADELIGSELASLIHPEDLGGVVHEVRRFLATPPSEEPTTRIECRFRSGTGDWLNVESTVNRHQGGLIFNSRDVTERVRLQAQLQHNAEHDPLTDLPNRALFTRRVRQALSGRRAGDAGTAVLFIDLDGFKGVNDRLGHQAGDELLIQAARRLQDSVRAGDTAARLGGDEFAALILGDGSRDPSAREPQVQEIADRLRLTLSQPYRIEGQEVRVAASIGVAFAEAGIGAGDLLRNADLAMYRAKAGGKNRVELYAPQMQSDVVRRTELTTRERTTAQDDEFVLLHQPVVDLATGRIAAVAAQARWRSAQGILFTPAEYLRVAEDADRGAEAGGRLLEEAVEQAAERAALGHHVPVSVRFPARRLVDRSMPLGTVEALLTKYELPSGSLIVELSESDPRISFDELEQRLAALRRLGVHIALDGFGSGYAAINALRRLPVDILKLDRGLVEGVVESARLHKITSGLLRIARDLGMESVADGVDVPEQVLALRAMGCTHGQGMAFSGPLDEYRLRRALDRDHFPVPGQAALPAFTASVRARALGALPGALRSALPGILPSGVASTASGAAPAAPPDPLPGPLAGGAPGDGPGALPGGLSSTVPNGVPIARPSALPGMRVPHPLRSHNETRVPPT; via the coding sequence ATGAGCGCCCCGGGCGTGCTCGTCGAGCGGCCCGCCGTCACCAAGGGCACCCCCGGAGGCTCCGGCGGCGCGACCGCCGCCCGCGGCGGCCCGGACAACGGCTCGGCGGGGCTGAGGTGCCAGCTGCTCCTCGCCGTCCTGTGCGGCGGGTACGCCGCCGGGGCGGCCGTCGGCTGGGGCTCCGAGAAACTGGCCCTGATCATGGGCGACTTCGGCCTCAGCGCCGCCGCCCTGATCGCCTCCGTCTCCTGCTTCCTCTACGCACGTACGCGTGGCAGCCGGTTCCGGCCCGCCTGGCTGCTGTTCGCCTTCTCCTCCGCGATGGCGGCGGGCGGCAACGCCGTCTGGGGTTGGTACGAGGTCGTGCTCGGCAGGGACGTGCCGCAGCCGTCCGTCGCCGACGTGTTCTTCCTGCTCTTCGCACCACCCGCGATCGTCGGCCTGCTCGTCCTCGCCAAGCGGCCGGTCACCCGGGCCGGGTGGATCTGCCTCGCGCTGGACTCCTGGCTGATCGGCGGTTCGCTGCTCACCCTGTCCTGGAGCCTCGCCCTCGCGCACACCGCCCGGTTCGACGGCGAGAGCGTCGCCCGGGCCGCGCTGTCGCTGGCGTACCCGCTGCTGGACATCGTGCTGGTGAGCATGGTGCTCGCGCTGCACTTCCGGCGCTCCCACACCAACCGCTCCGCCGTCCACACGGCGATCGCCGCGCTCGCGCTGACCGTCCTGTGCGACGCGCTGTTCACCTCGCCCCTGCTGCGCGAGCACTACAGCTCCGGCCAGCTCCTCGACGCCGGCTGGTTCGCCGGCTCACTGCTGCTGGCCTACGCCCCCTGGGGCGCCCGCCGCGTCCCGGAGAGCCCCGCCCCGCCGCGCGGGCCCCGTCAGCCCAGCCGTCCCATCGCCGGGTCGCTGGCCGCCCTCACGCCCTACCTGGCGGCCGCGGTCTGCACGCTCGGCATCCTCTACAACGTCATCGAGGACCGCACGGTGGACCGCGTCGTCGTCTTCACCGGATGCACAGTCGTGCTCGCCCTGGTCGTACGTCAGGGGATCATGCTCCTCGACAACATCGCCCTCACGCACGAACTGGCCCAGAAGGAGAACCACTTCAGGTCCCTGGTGCAGGGCTCCAGCGACGTCATCATGATCGCCGCGCCGGACGGGGTGCTGCGCTACGTCAGCCCGGCGGCGTCCGGGGTGTACGGACGGGACGCGGACGAGCTCATCGGCTCCGAGCTGGCCTCCCTCATCCACCCCGAGGACCTCGGCGGCGTCGTCCACGAGGTGCGGCGGTTCCTCGCCACGCCGCCGTCCGAGGAGCCGACGACCCGCATCGAGTGCCGCTTCAGGTCCGGCACCGGCGACTGGCTCAACGTCGAGTCCACCGTCAACCGCCACCAGGGCGGCCTGATCTTCAACAGCCGGGACGTCACCGAACGGGTCCGCCTCCAGGCCCAGCTCCAGCACAACGCGGAACACGACCCGCTCACCGACCTCCCCAACCGCGCCCTGTTCACCCGGCGCGTCCGCCAGGCGCTCAGCGGGCGCCGCGCGGGCGACGCGGGCACGGCCGTGCTCTTCATCGACCTGGACGGCTTCAAGGGCGTCAACGACCGGCTCGGCCACCAGGCGGGCGACGAACTGCTCATCCAGGCCGCCCGCCGGCTCCAGGACTCCGTACGGGCCGGGGACACCGCCGCCCGGCTCGGCGGCGACGAGTTCGCCGCCCTGATCCTCGGCGACGGCAGCCGCGACCCGTCCGCCCGCGAACCGCAGGTCCAGGAGATCGCCGACCGGCTGCGGCTCACCCTCTCCCAGCCGTACCGGATCGAGGGCCAGGAGGTGCGGGTCGCCGCGTCCATCGGCGTGGCCTTCGCCGAGGCCGGCATCGGCGCCGGGGACCTCCTGCGCAACGCGGACCTCGCCATGTACCGCGCCAAGGCGGGCGGCAAGAACCGCGTCGAGCTGTACGCGCCCCAGATGCAGTCCGACGTCGTGCGCCGCACCGAACTGACCACCCGCGAGCGCACCACCGCCCAGGACGACGAGTTCGTCCTGCTGCACCAGCCCGTGGTGGACCTCGCCACCGGCCGGATCGCCGCCGTCGCCGCCCAGGCCCGCTGGCGCTCCGCCCAGGGCATCCTCTTCACCCCCGCCGAGTACCTCCGGGTCGCCGAGGACGCCGACCGCGGCGCCGAGGCGGGCGGCCGGCTCCTCGAAGAGGCCGTCGAACAGGCCGCCGAGCGCGCCGCACTCGGCCACCACGTGCCGGTCTCGGTGCGCTTCCCGGCCCGCAGGCTCGTCGACCGGTCCATGCCGCTCGGTACCGTCGAAGCGCTGCTGACCAAGTACGAGCTGCCCTCCGGTTCCCTGATCGTCGAGCTCTCGGAAAGTGACCCGCGCATCTCCTTCGACGAGCTGGAGCAGCGCCTGGCCGCTCTGCGCAGACTCGGCGTGCACATCGCGCTCGACGGATTCGGCAGCGGATACGCGGCGATCAACGCGCTCCGGCGGCTCCCGGTCGACATACTGAAACTGGACAGGGGGCTGGTCGAGGGCGTCGTCGAATCGGCCCGGCTCCACAAGATCACCAGCGGGCTGCTCCGCATCGCCCGCGACCTCGGCATGGAGTCCGTGGCCGACGGCGTCGACGTACCGGAGCAGGTCCTGGCGCTACGCGCGATGGGATGCACCCATGGGCAGGGCATGGCCTTCTCCGGCCCCCTGGACGAGTACCGGCTCCGCCGCGCCCTCGACCGGGACCACTTCCCGGTGCCCGGCCAAGCCGCCCTCCCGGCGTTCACCGCGAGCGTCCGCGCCAGGGCCCTGGGCGCCCTCCCCGGCGCCCTCCGCAGCGCCCTGCCGGGCATCCTCCCGAGCGGCGTCGCGAGCACCGCGTCCGGCGCCGCCCCGGCCGCCCCGCCCGACCCGCTCCCCGGCCCCCTCGCCGGCGGCGCCCCCGGTGACGGGCCGGGCGCCCTCCCGGGCGGGCTCTCCAGCACCGTGCCCAACGGCGTCCCGATCGCCCGCCCGAGCGCCCTTCCAGGGATGCGCGTGCCCCATCCGCTTCGCTCACATAATGAGACTCGCGTCCCACCCACTTGA
- a CDS encoding 2-hydroxyacid dehydrogenase, whose protein sequence is MTADVWLPIPAGEIAGLPDPAGSSLTYRFWDGGPDFPADPADCVFYVVPYMKGTEIAVRPMAAMTSVRVVQTLSAGTDHVTPGLGSLPPGVALCNAKGVHEASTAELTLALVLASLRGIPGFVRGQDREEWRAGFYPALADKSVLIVGYGSIGAAIEDRLAPFECARVARVARSARATERGLVQALTDLPALLPEADVVILSTPLTPDTHHLVDAAFLARMKDGALLVNVARGPVVDTGALLAEVGSGRITAALDVTDPEPLPQGHPLWHAPGVLISPHVGGSTSAFMPRAKRLVAGQVTRFAERAPLLNTVLTTG, encoded by the coding sequence ATGACTGCTGACGTGTGGCTCCCCATTCCGGCCGGCGAGATCGCCGGGCTCCCCGACCCGGCCGGCTCCAGCCTGACCTACCGCTTCTGGGACGGCGGCCCGGACTTCCCCGCGGACCCGGCCGACTGCGTCTTCTACGTCGTGCCCTACATGAAGGGCACGGAGATCGCGGTCCGCCCGATGGCCGCCATGACCTCCGTACGCGTCGTGCAGACCCTGTCGGCGGGGACGGACCACGTGACGCCCGGACTCGGCTCCCTGCCGCCCGGCGTGGCCCTGTGCAACGCGAAGGGCGTCCACGAGGCGAGCACCGCCGAGCTGACCCTCGCGCTGGTCCTCGCCTCGCTGCGTGGCATCCCCGGGTTCGTCCGTGGCCAGGACCGGGAGGAGTGGCGGGCCGGCTTCTACCCGGCGCTGGCCGACAAGTCGGTCCTGATCGTGGGGTACGGATCGATCGGCGCGGCCATCGAGGACCGGCTCGCGCCCTTCGAGTGCGCGCGGGTGGCGCGCGTCGCGCGCTCCGCACGTGCTACCGAGCGCGGTCTTGTGCAGGCGCTCACCGATCTGCCCGCACTCCTCCCGGAGGCGGACGTGGTCATCCTGTCCACGCCCCTCACGCCCGACACCCACCACCTGGTGGACGCCGCCTTCCTGGCCCGCATGAAGGACGGAGCGCTGCTGGTGAACGTCGCCCGGGGTCCCGTCGTCGACACCGGGGCGCTCCTCGCCGAGGTGGGAAGCGGGCGCATAACGGCCGCGCTCGACGTCACCGACCCCGAACCGCTGCCCCAGGGCCACCCGCTGTGGCACGCTCCCGGCGTGCTCATCAGCCCCCACGTGGGCGGCTCCACGTCCGCGTTCATGCCCCGCGCGAAGCGCCTCGTCGCCGGACAGGTCACCCGGTTCGCCGAGCGCGCGCCGTTGCTGAACACCGTCCTGACCACGGGCTGA
- a CDS encoding aldo/keto reductase, with translation MERRTIGATALEVGAVGLGCMPMSWAYSASRQRGDRSVRTVHAALDAGVTLLDTADMYGPFTNELLLGRVLKERRADAFVSTKCGLLVGDQHIVANGRPGYVRRACDASLRRLQTDVIDLYQLHRADPEVPVEETWGAMADLVTAGKVRALGLCAMAVRSPRRAAPGTPAADLYEGTIRQLERVQQVFPVSAVQAELSVWSPEALRRLLPWCESRGVGFLAAMPLGNGFLTGTLTPGGGFEPEDLRARHPRFTAEMMAANQPLVVGLRRVARRHGGEAAGVTPAQVALAWVLGRGRHVVPVPGTKNERWAVENAGAAGLSLTAEDLAEIASLPPALGSWD, from the coding sequence TTGGAGCGCAGGACGATCGGGGCGACGGCGCTCGAAGTGGGGGCGGTCGGCCTCGGCTGCATGCCGATGAGCTGGGCCTACAGCGCCTCGCGACAGCGCGGTGACCGCTCCGTGCGCACCGTGCACGCCGCGCTCGACGCCGGGGTGACGCTGCTGGACACGGCGGACATGTACGGGCCGTTCACCAACGAGCTGCTGCTGGGGCGGGTGCTCAAGGAGCGGCGGGCGGACGCCTTCGTGTCGACGAAGTGCGGGCTGCTCGTCGGCGACCAGCACATCGTGGCCAACGGGCGGCCGGGGTATGTGCGGCGGGCGTGCGACGCCTCCCTGCGACGGCTCCAGACCGATGTCATCGACCTGTACCAGCTGCACCGTGCCGATCCGGAGGTCCCGGTCGAGGAGACCTGGGGCGCGATGGCGGACCTGGTGACGGCCGGCAAGGTGCGGGCGCTGGGCCTGTGCGCGATGGCGGTGCGCTCCCCGCGCCGGGCCGCGCCGGGGACACCCGCCGCGGACCTGTACGAGGGAACGATTCGGCAGCTGGAGCGGGTGCAGCAGGTGTTCCCGGTGAGCGCGGTGCAGGCCGAGCTGTCGGTGTGGTCGCCGGAGGCGCTGCGGCGGCTGCTGCCCTGGTGCGAGTCGCGGGGCGTGGGCTTCCTGGCCGCGATGCCGCTGGGCAACGGGTTCCTGACCGGGACGCTGACGCCGGGCGGCGGCTTCGAGCCGGAGGACCTGCGGGCGCGGCACCCCCGGTTCACGGCCGAGATGATGGCCGCGAACCAGCCGCTCGTGGTGGGGCTGCGGCGGGTCGCGCGGCGGCACGGCGGCGAGGCGGCGGGCGTCACGCCCGCACAGGTCGCGCTGGCGTGGGTACTGGGACGGGGCCGGCACGTCGTACCGGTGCCGGGCACGAAGAACGAGCGGTGGGCCGTGGAGAACGCCGGGGCGGCCGGGCTGTCGCTGACGGCCGAGGACCTGGCCGAGATCGCGTCGCTGCCGCCGGCCCTGGGGTCGTGGGACTGA